A genomic segment from Anas platyrhynchos isolate ZD024472 breed Pekin duck chromosome 5, IASCAAS_PekinDuck_T2T, whole genome shotgun sequence encodes:
- the C5H14orf180 gene encoding nutritionally-regulated adipose and cardiac enriched protein homolog isoform X2, giving the protein MYRKEKTDDSSCPPSILRKRPPVDQAVGEKRKAERRVRFREPEEVIEHVISCCDYVVVHDRSSSGLPVLLGLSFCAVLILAASLYYTSMKQDTKVLEEFQSRLVIFFLQIRHIAHKCWTWFMR; this is encoded by the exons ATGTACAGGAAAGAGAAG ACAGATGACAGTAGCTGTCCTCCTTCAATATTGAGGAAAAGGCCACCAGTGGACCAAGCTGTGGGGGAAAAACggaaagcagagagaagggTTCGGTTTCGTGAGCCAGAAGAAGTTATTGAACATG tTATTTCCTGCTGTGACTACGTAGTGG TCCATGACAGGTCATCATCTGGCCTGCCTGTGCTCCTGGGGCTCTCCTTTTGCGCTGTGCTGATCCTGGCTGCGAGTCTCTACTACACCAGCATGAAGCAAGACACCAAAGTCCTGGAGGAATTTCAATCCCGGCTTGTTATCTTCTTTCTTCAGATAAGACACATCGCTCATAAATGCTGGACTTGGTTTATGAGGTAG
- the C5H14orf180 gene encoding nutritionally-regulated adipose and cardiac enriched protein homolog isoform X1 codes for MSQICPDPPSDHSAEELLTDDSSCPPSILRKRPPVDQAVGEKRKAERRVRFREPEEVIEHVISCCDYVVVHDRSSSGLPVLLGLSFCAVLILAASLYYTSMKQDTKVLEEFQSRLVIFFLQIRHIAHKCWTWFMR; via the exons ATGTCCCAAATATGTCCAGACCCACCTTCTGATCATAGTGCAGAGGAGCTCCTG ACAGATGACAGTAGCTGTCCTCCTTCAATATTGAGGAAAAGGCCACCAGTGGACCAAGCTGTGGGGGAAAAACggaaagcagagagaagggTTCGGTTTCGTGAGCCAGAAGAAGTTATTGAACATG tTATTTCCTGCTGTGACTACGTAGTGG TCCATGACAGGTCATCATCTGGCCTGCCTGTGCTCCTGGGGCTCTCCTTTTGCGCTGTGCTGATCCTGGCTGCGAGTCTCTACTACACCAGCATGAAGCAAGACACCAAAGTCCTGGAGGAATTTCAATCCCGGCTTGTTATCTTCTTTCTTCAGATAAGACACATCGCTCATAAATGCTGGACTTGGTTTATGAGGTAG